The proteins below are encoded in one region of Pseudonocardia sp. DSM 110487:
- a CDS encoding TIGR03943 family protein gives MNRGAQAAVLFLLGAAVGYAGLTDLYLRYVKAGLRPLLLVAAAVLVVAAVATVWFEYRRSRGAAAPAAHEHREPRISWLLVLPLLALIFVAPPPPGSYAAMRAGTALQQPWDLSDLPAGDPAQLSLVDYAGRAAYDNGRTLRDRRITTSGFISLDEGGTPYLVRMVLNCCAADAQPVKVGLAGRLPPVLQPDTWYEITGAYTDQRAADPINNGVIPYITVATARPVPAPDDQYDSLP, from the coding sequence GTGAACCGGGGGGCGCAGGCGGCCGTCCTGTTCCTCCTCGGCGCGGCCGTCGGGTACGCCGGCCTCACCGACCTCTACCTGCGCTACGTCAAGGCGGGTCTGCGCCCGCTGCTGCTCGTGGCCGCCGCCGTCCTCGTGGTAGCCGCCGTCGCCACGGTCTGGTTCGAGTACCGACGCTCGCGGGGCGCGGCCGCTCCAGCCGCGCACGAGCACCGCGAGCCGCGGATCTCGTGGCTCCTCGTCCTCCCCCTGCTCGCGCTGATCTTCGTCGCCCCACCCCCACCGGGCTCCTACGCGGCCATGCGCGCCGGCACAGCCCTGCAGCAACCCTGGGATCTCTCCGATCTCCCCGCGGGCGACCCGGCGCAACTCAGCCTGGTCGACTACGCCGGCCGCGCCGCCTATGACAACGGGCGCACCCTCCGCGACCGGCGGATCACCACGTCCGGGTTCATCAGCCTCGACGAGGGCGGCACGCCCTACCTCGTGCGCATGGTCCTGAACTGCTGTGCCGCCGACGCCCAACCCGTCAAGGTCGGCCTGGCCGGCCGGCTACCGCCCGTCCTGCAGCCCGACACCTGGTACGAGATCACCGGCGCCTACACCGACCAGCGGGCGGCCGACCCCATCAACAACGGCGTGATCCCGTACATCACCGTCGCCACGGCACGACCGGTCCCCGCTCCGGACGACCAGTACGACAGCCTGCCCTGA
- a CDS encoding DinB family protein: MSRDLLRWQFEFTWSLAELHLDRLATEDFLWEPAPLCWTVRQDADGTWTPDWADTEPDPIPVPTIGWVTWHIGWWWSVATDHAQGREPRDRAAVAWPGPDGTVDWLRGLHDAWLAVLDRLTDADLAGPASFPWPADAGMTVAQMLGWANAELMKNIAELGQLRLLRAAGR, from the coding sequence CGCGACCTGCTGCGGTGGCAGTTCGAGTTCACCTGGTCCCTCGCCGAGCTGCACCTGGACCGGCTGGCCACCGAGGACTTCCTGTGGGAACCGGCCCCACTCTGCTGGACCGTGCGGCAGGACGCCGATGGGACCTGGACGCCGGACTGGGCCGACACCGAGCCCGATCCCATCCCGGTTCCGACGATCGGCTGGGTGACCTGGCACATCGGCTGGTGGTGGAGCGTCGCGACCGATCACGCGCAGGGCCGCGAGCCCCGCGACCGCGCGGCTGTGGCGTGGCCCGGCCCCGACGGCACCGTCGACTGGTTGCGCGGGCTGCACGACGCGTGGCTCGCGGTGCTGGATCGGCTCACCGACGCCGACCTCGCCGGACCAGCCTCATTCCCGTGGCCCGCCGACGCCGGGATGACCGTGGCGCAGATGCTGGGATGGGCCAACGCCGAGCTCATGAAGAACATCGCGGAGCTGGGCCAGCTGCGGCTGCTCCGCGCCGCGGGACGCTAG
- a CDS encoding sulfatase-like hydrolase/transferase, which yields MLLSRRRSARSRRETPAAASSGHRLARASLTVLAGLLVLLALTLPREAGQLSPLAFVRIPVEALVGVAVLLVLPARYRPRVAFVAGALLAMLTLLRVLQMGFLAIVARPFDPIFDWSQLASGASVLRGPFGGAGTAVAVVAAAAVLVVLTALAARRLATCAARHRTAATRLVAVLTTVWLACFVLGTQLVAPMPVAARSAASGVYETARQAVTSVREQQIFDQQVAADVLRDVPDANLLTALRGKDVVLTYVESYGRSALENPQFGPAITPVLDEGTMRLGAAGFGARSAFLTSSVIGGGSWMAHATLQSGVRVANQHSFEKLVASDRLTLTSAFRRAGWETTAVQPSSLGPWPAGRFYGYERTYDSANLGNRSGIFDLFQTPDQYTLAAFERAERGRADRGPLMAEIPLVSSHWPWAEIPRLLDWDDVGDGSVFDRPGAGQSDPVEAVEADPDRMRDGYRRSIEYSLSTLISYVETYGDDDLVLVFLGDHQPAAFVSGDGAGHDVPITIVTRDRDVLDRIDKWGWQDGLRPDPRAPVLPMESFRDRFLTTFSSLGNSSRPPM from the coding sequence TTGTTGCTCAGCAGGCGTCGATCGGCCCGATCCCGGCGCGAGACGCCCGCAGCAGCGTCGTCCGGTCACCGCCTCGCGCGGGCGAGTCTCACCGTGCTCGCCGGCCTGCTGGTGCTCCTCGCCCTCACCCTGCCCCGGGAGGCGGGCCAGCTCAGCCCGCTCGCGTTCGTGCGGATCCCGGTGGAGGCGCTGGTCGGCGTGGCCGTCCTGCTCGTCCTGCCTGCGCGGTATCGACCGCGGGTCGCGTTCGTCGCCGGGGCACTGCTCGCCATGCTGACCCTGCTCCGCGTGCTGCAGATGGGGTTCCTCGCGATCGTCGCGCGGCCCTTCGACCCGATCTTCGACTGGTCGCAGCTGGCCAGCGGCGCGAGCGTGCTGCGGGGTCCGTTCGGCGGGGCGGGCACCGCCGTCGCCGTCGTCGCCGCTGCTGCCGTGCTGGTCGTCCTCACGGCACTGGCGGCCCGGCGGCTGGCGACCTGCGCGGCCCGCCACCGGACCGCCGCGACCCGGCTGGTCGCCGTGCTCACAACGGTGTGGCTCGCCTGCTTCGTGCTCGGCACACAGCTCGTGGCCCCGATGCCCGTCGCGGCGAGGAGCGCGGCCTCCGGCGTCTACGAGACCGCGCGGCAGGCCGTCACGAGCGTGCGCGAGCAGCAGATCTTCGACCAGCAGGTGGCCGCGGACGTGTTGCGCGACGTTCCGGACGCGAACCTGCTCACCGCGCTCCGCGGCAAGGACGTCGTCCTCACCTACGTCGAGAGCTACGGGCGCTCGGCGCTGGAGAACCCGCAGTTCGGGCCGGCCATCACGCCGGTGCTCGACGAGGGGACCATGCGCCTCGGCGCGGCCGGCTTCGGCGCCCGCAGCGCGTTCCTCACCTCGTCGGTGATCGGCGGGGGAAGCTGGATGGCCCACGCGACATTGCAGTCGGGCGTGCGCGTCGCCAACCAGCACAGCTTCGAGAAGCTCGTCGCGAGCGACCGGCTGACGCTCACATCCGCGTTCCGGCGTGCGGGCTGGGAAACCACGGCGGTCCAGCCATCCAGCCTCGGCCCGTGGCCGGCGGGGCGGTTCTACGGCTACGAGCGGACCTACGACTCCGCGAACCTCGGCAACCGGTCGGGGATCTTCGATCTCTTCCAGACGCCCGACCAGTACACCCTCGCCGCATTCGAGCGGGCGGAGCGCGGCCGGGCGGATCGCGGCCCGCTGATGGCGGAGATCCCCCTCGTCTCCAGCCACTGGCCGTGGGCGGAGATCCCGCGGCTGCTCGACTGGGACGACGTCGGCGACGGATCGGTGTTCGACCGGCCGGGAGCGGGGCAGAGCGACCCGGTGGAGGCCGTCGAGGCGGATCCCGACCGCATGCGCGACGGGTACCGGCGATCGATCGAGTACTCCCTGTCCACGCTGATCTCGTACGTCGAAACCTACGGCGACGACGACCTGGTCCTCGTCTTCCTCGGCGACCACCAGCCCGCCGCCTTCGTCAGCGGGGACGGCGCAGGCCACGACGTCCCGATCACGATCGTCACGCGGGACCGCGACGTGCTGGACCGGATCGACAAGTGGGGCTGGCAGGACGGCCTGCGGCCCGACCCGCGGGCACCGGTCCTGCCGATGGAGTCCTTCCGCGACCGGTTCCTCACGACGTTCAGCTCGCTCGGGAACAGTAGTCGGCCGCCGATGTGA
- a CDS encoding permease: protein MSTTDPDPTRADRHEAEEPQGWRFDSTLVLSMVLLLAVAGQGPIRRVLSEPVMQTWTTVFVAVVVQALPFLVLGVLLSAIIAVFVPPSFLARALPKHPARAVPVAGVAGMVLPGCECASVPVAGALVRGGVAPAAALAFLLSAPAINPIVLTATAVAFPDNPGMVLARFVASLLVACAMGWLWQRLGRTDWLRLPARPSPAGLGKAAAFWASVRHDVMHAGGFLVLGAMAAATLKTVIPASWLYAAAAVPVVSVLTLALLAVLLSICSEADAFVAASLTQFSPTAQLAFMVVGPMIDLKLFAMQAATFGRGFALRFAPVTFAAAVVAAAVVGAVLL, encoded by the coding sequence GTGAGCACGACCGATCCCGACCCGACGCGAGCCGACCGGCACGAGGCGGAGGAACCACAGGGCTGGCGGTTCGACTCCACCCTCGTCCTGAGCATGGTTCTGCTCCTCGCGGTCGCCGGGCAGGGGCCGATCCGCCGCGTGCTGTCCGAGCCGGTGATGCAGACCTGGACGACCGTGTTCGTCGCGGTCGTCGTGCAGGCCCTCCCCTTCCTCGTCCTCGGCGTGCTGCTCTCGGCGATCATCGCGGTGTTCGTGCCGCCGTCGTTCCTCGCCCGTGCGCTGCCGAAGCACCCCGCCAGGGCCGTGCCGGTGGCCGGCGTGGCCGGGATGGTGCTACCCGGCTGCGAGTGCGCCTCCGTTCCGGTGGCCGGGGCGTTGGTCCGCGGGGGCGTCGCCCCGGCGGCCGCGTTGGCGTTCCTGCTGTCCGCCCCGGCGATCAACCCGATCGTGCTCACCGCCACCGCCGTCGCGTTCCCCGACAACCCGGGGATGGTCCTCGCCCGGTTCGTGGCGAGCCTGCTCGTGGCGTGCGCGATGGGCTGGCTGTGGCAGCGGCTGGGCCGCACGGACTGGCTCCGCCTGCCGGCCCGCCCTTCGCCCGCGGGGCTCGGCAAGGCGGCGGCGTTCTGGGCATCCGTACGCCACGACGTGATGCACGCGGGCGGCTTCCTCGTCCTCGGCGCCATGGCCGCCGCCACCCTCAAGACCGTGATCCCGGCGAGCTGGCTCTACGCCGCGGCCGCCGTCCCGGTGGTATCCGTGCTCACACTGGCGCTCCTCGCGGTGCTGCTGTCGATCTGCTCCGAGGCCGACGCGTTCGTCGCCGCCTCCCTGACCCAGTTCTCACCCACCGCCCAGCTGGCCTTCATGGTGGTCGGACCGATGATCGACCTGAAGCTGTTCGCCATGCAGGCAGCCACGTTCGGCCGCGGGTTCGCGCTGCGGTTCGCCCCGGTCACCTTCGCGGCGGCCGTAGTGGCGGCGGCCGTCGTCGGGGCGGTGCTGCTGTGA
- a CDS encoding amino acid permease — protein sequence MSTPPTGYLTRERETARSDEALLLRLGYSQVLYREMGGFSNFAISFTIISVLAGCLTSYYLAFNNGGPVAITWGWLLVGGFCVLVAMAMGEIASSMPTAGALYFWASKLGGPAWGWFTGWFNLIGQIAVTAAIQYGSATFATALLNLWFPSLVGTDTTTIFIVFSVIAAGQLGLNLLNVNLLSRLNTLSAWWHMAGVALIVVILLIVPTEHQSVSFVFGEVINNSGFSDSGIWFVFGLGLLMAQYTVTGYDASAHMSEETRGASRAAALGMIWAVVGSVVFGFILLVAVTFAVPNVQGTIDAAGMAVVYIWSEATNDAWAEFMLVIVVIAQLFCGTASVTSASRMMFAFSRDRAVPFSRLWRRVGANRVPVNSVIAIAVTSWALMIPTLANGVVGYAVGTSIAVIGLYIAFALPIILRIKAGDRFEPGAWSLGKHYKWVSRIAVVWIGVVCVLFLMPISPKGIPGTEGFAWESVNYAPLTVGGALALFGGWYLVSARKWFTGPVRENRPQDDFNVMQRGNGQPHPQQMRQPVRPY from the coding sequence ATGTCGACCCCCCCGACCGGCTACCTGACGCGAGAGCGCGAGACCGCGCGCAGTGACGAGGCGCTGCTGCTGCGCCTTGGCTATTCGCAGGTGCTGTACCGCGAGATGGGGGGGTTCTCCAACTTCGCCATCTCGTTCACGATCATCTCGGTGCTCGCGGGCTGCCTGACGTCGTACTACCTCGCGTTCAACAACGGCGGCCCGGTCGCGATCACGTGGGGCTGGCTGTTGGTCGGTGGGTTCTGCGTGCTCGTGGCCATGGCGATGGGGGAGATCGCCTCCTCGATGCCCACGGCGGGCGCCCTGTACTTCTGGGCGTCCAAGCTCGGCGGGCCCGCGTGGGGATGGTTCACCGGCTGGTTCAACCTCATCGGCCAGATCGCGGTCACCGCGGCCATCCAGTACGGCTCGGCGACGTTCGCGACGGCGCTGCTGAACCTGTGGTTCCCGAGCCTGGTCGGCACGGACACGACCACGATCTTCATCGTCTTCTCGGTGATCGCCGCCGGCCAGCTGGGCCTCAACCTCCTCAACGTCAACCTGCTGTCGCGGCTCAACACCCTGTCCGCGTGGTGGCACATGGCCGGCGTCGCGCTGATCGTCGTGATCCTGCTGATCGTGCCCACCGAGCACCAGTCGGTCTCGTTCGTGTTCGGTGAGGTGATCAACAACTCCGGCTTCTCCGACTCGGGCATCTGGTTCGTCTTCGGTCTCGGCCTGTTGATGGCGCAGTACACCGTCACCGGCTACGACGCGTCGGCGCACATGAGCGAGGAGACCCGCGGGGCATCGCGCGCCGCGGCGCTCGGCATGATCTGGGCCGTCGTCGGGTCGGTCGTGTTCGGCTTCATCCTGCTGGTCGCGGTGACGTTCGCGGTGCCCAACGTGCAGGGCACCATCGACGCCGCCGGGATGGCCGTCGTCTACATCTGGTCCGAGGCCACCAATGACGCGTGGGCCGAGTTCATGCTGGTCATCGTGGTGATCGCGCAGCTGTTCTGCGGCACCGCGTCGGTGACGTCGGCGTCGCGGATGATGTTCGCGTTCTCCCGCGACCGGGCGGTGCCCTTCTCCCGCCTGTGGCGCCGGGTCGGCGCCAACCGGGTGCCGGTGAACTCGGTGATCGCGATCGCGGTCACCTCGTGGGCGCTGATGATCCCGACGCTCGCCAACGGCGTGGTCGGATACGCGGTGGGCACCTCGATCGCCGTGATCGGCCTCTACATCGCGTTCGCGCTGCCGATCATCCTGCGCATCAAGGCGGGCGACAGGTTCGAGCCGGGCGCGTGGAGCCTCGGCAAGCACTACAAGTGGGTCTCGCGGATCGCGGTGGTCTGGATCGGCGTGGTGTGCGTGCTGTTCTTGATGCCGATCTCGCCGAAGGGCATCCCCGGCACGGAGGGCTTCGCCTGGGAGTCGGTGAACTACGCCCCGCTGACGGTGGGTGGCGCGCTCGCGCTCTTCGGCGGCTGGTACCTCGTCTCGGCCCGCAAGTGGTTCACCGGCCCCGTGCGCGAGAATCGTCCCCAGGACGACTTCAACGTGATGCAGCGCGGGAACGGCCAGCCGCACCCGCAGCAGATGCGTCAGCCCGTCCGGCCGTACTGA